The stretch of DNA ctaagtgtttttttctttcttcctttctcaagctttttccttttcatgtgTCCCCTTCTCCCTAAAAAATACACCGATATCTACCACTCAAAAATTAAACCTTACCACACAAAATTTGGGTGCATTTTTCTATATTGAATTTTGGCCATaattcttttctctattttctcattGTCATTCTCACTGGTATTTCTCAATCTTAATTAAGAAatgcaaaaatatatagatatctTTGCAGGGAAGTATAAACTAATCAGAAATGCAAAGAAGAAAGGTAAAACTCCAAAATGATATCTACCACTCAAAAATTAGACTTACCACACTTACCACGCATAATTTGTTGTCCTTTTCGCAGGATTTATTGGGTTTGGAGAACACGGGTTTGGGAGAACAAAAATTCAAATGCTTCATAACCTACTGTTATTCAATCTAAATGATTTTCACTTGGAATGCTTCTTTTTACTCTGTTTCAATTCGATGAATCAAGTCAAGCTTTCGAAATGGATTTGACATTTTTCAGACTTTTGGTATTAGTCTGATGAACGAAGTCACGCagtcatttcttctttctggcTTTCAGTCCTTCTGAGATTCAGTCCGATGTACAAAGTCACgcaatctttcttttttccttctggATTCCTGTCTTTCTTCCTTCCTTTTGAATTACAGTCCGATGGTCTTCTCGGTTTCTCGATTTTCATTTCGTTTCGTTGATATTATCgccattttgtaattttaattttatatgatttaaaaaaaaatcatacctaCTTTCGGTATGTATTCTCGGTAAAGACTAGGATTTTTATGATGAAATGGGGAATGCTTCCGACGGCTGTACGTTGATCATCAGTTGGGTTTACAGTTTAGACGCATTAAAAGTGGATTTCTTGCCACTCTCCGGCATGTTTTTCAGAAAGAAATCCAACTCCTTGACGAATATTTCCATTGCTGGGGCTGGCAAGCAAACTCCCACGGCTATCCCTTCCTCTCCCTTACTGTTCTTACAAGGAATATAGAAGCTCCCTGTTCTAGGAATACTTCTCACAACACATTCGGCTGGCCCACCATAAGCTGGCTTGCCCCACCCAAAGTCCACCTTTCCAATCCCGGCACGGGTGACATCCGACACAATGAATGAGTCCACCGCCGCTCGGACTGGCCTGCCTCTGATCACCATTAGATCTTCCACCGACCGCATGTACTCCTCGTTCACTTCTTTTTTTGCCTTCCTCACCAATTCCAAAGCATAACCCAAATTAGTGTTCTCGCAGAGCTTTCCGGCAGTCGTGACTGCTGCTGGGAACGCAAGAACGTTGCCGTAGTAACCGCTGGGTAAAGGAGGATTGAACTTGCCACGCGCACTGACAGGGGCCATCATGCGCACCTCCTTGTTGCGGTCGAACTGGAGTGCGATGGTGCGGCATCGCCAAAGGCATGCGATGATCACCTCAAAGGTGGTGGACTGGCTTAGGTGATGCGGCACAAACCTACGGATGGCAGACACCTCGGCACGGCCGAAAAAGAAGGAGCGGCAAGCCATGTCCTCGAGCGGGGTGATGGTGCCAGTACCCTTGGTGTCGATCACCTCGTCGTACTCGCGGTGCGTGCATGTCAAGCATGTTGGGTCCCTCGCATTTAAAAGATGTCTCTGCCATACGGGTAAGACGGAAGGGGCGCGCGCCCCACGCGCCACCTCGCCCACGGCTGTCATGAACTGGACCAGACCAGCGGCATCGCTCATCGTGTGGTTGAGGCGTAGTGCGAAGATGAACCCGCCGCATTTGAGCCGCGTCACCTGCAAGCAAGTCATGAAGATGCCAAGATATGATCAACTTTAGGGGgggaaaactaaaaaaattcacGAGTTCCTTAGCAGAATTTGTACCTGAATAAGCAGTAATGGGCAATGAAGAACCCCTCCAGAGCCTGGAAGGTCAAAAAGAAGCTCCTCCAAGCACGGGAATGGAGGTCGAAGAGCATCACCAAACTGCTCAAGTGTAACATCGACATCTGCCTCGATGAATACGACACCCTCACTCGTGCATTCTACTACAAGTTTCCTTCCAGGCCCTTCTCTAAGCCTACCTGCAAATGGGTAGTAAAACACAAGTGTTTGAGCAAGTGCCTCTCTGATGACTTTCACAGGGTCTCTCCCTTGCATCGAGGGATCGTGTCTATAAAATTGTATCAGCGGGGCTTGAAATCGTAAAAACTCTTGATCGTCGATATCAGAAAGTTGTTTGAACTCGTGGGGTGTGGGCTGAGCTGGGGCAATTAACTCGGGCTTGGACCTTCGTACTGTGAATACCAGAGACTGAGTTGGTGCTGCCATGGCAAGCAAATGGTTCTtagaaagtttgggaaagtttgGTTTTTTAAGACTCTGTAACGTGTGTGCTCTCTGCACCATAATTCGTTCTTCGAAGTTGCTATTTATATAGAAGAGGTGAAAGGGCCGTACAACTTGTTGGCAATTCCTGTGTTTCTTGTGTTTCGTCTGAAAGGTAATCCGCATGACGACCACCGAGTAATTCGTTAGACGTTCATGAACCGCCACCCATTTAAAGCCACAAATATAAATCTGCTTGTCGAGtcggattttgaatttttttttgaatatttttgggatcttttttgactttttttaattttatatttttcgtattttttaaaaaagaactttttttgttggagttcaaattttagtttttacaaaaattacaatctaaaattaaataattcaataattaGTAATTCGTAAAATATACTGTTATGCATTCTAGTTgtcaaaaaattacaatttaaaaataaataatatccatcatctacacctaaaatcatctatcATTAACGTCCAAAATCATCCACACCCGTCATACACAtccattataataatatttcttttcaacTATTACAATAAACATTTTGTTCCCAtttgacaaaagaaaaaaaaaacccaacaacaacaaaacaaattattttgcCAACCAATTAAAAGTTCCCAACGACAAAAAATGAACCAAactaaattaaatatttcaagttcCATTTCAACAATCAAGTTGTACctaaaaaaaagatgataagattataaactaaaaacaataataactttcaataaatatgattaAATGATAGCAATATGAGGTATTACCAACTTTAAGAGAAATTTGGTCCAAAGCAAATGATAGagagtataataataa from Juglans microcarpa x Juglans regia isolate MS1-56 chromosome 3S, Jm3101_v1.0, whole genome shotgun sequence encodes:
- the LOC121258116 gene encoding benzyl alcohol O-benzoyltransferase-like, which gives rise to MVQRAHTLQSLKKPNFPKLSKNHLLAMAAPTQSLVFTVRRSKPELIAPAQPTPHEFKQLSDIDDQEFLRFQAPLIQFYRHDPSMQGRDPVKVIREALAQTLVFYYPFAGRLREGPGRKLVVECTSEGVVFIEADVDVTLEQFGDALRPPFPCLEELLFDLPGSGGVLHCPLLLIQVTRLKCGGFIFALRLNHTMSDAAGLVQFMTAVGEVARGARAPSVLPVWQRHLLNARDPTCLTCTHREYDEVIDTKGTGTITPLEDMACRSFFFGRAEVSAIRRFVPHHLSQSTTFEVIIACLWRCRTIALQFDRNKEVRMMAPVSARGKFNPPLPSGYYGNVLAFPAAVTTAGKLCENTNLGYALELVRKAKKEVNEEYMRSVEDLMVIRGRPVRAAVDSFIVSDVTRAGIGKVDFGWGKPAYGGPAECVVRSIPRTGSFYIPCKNSKGEEGIAVGVCLPAPAMEIFVKELDFFLKNMPESGKKSTFNASKL